Proteins from one Ahaetulla prasina isolate Xishuangbanna chromosome 2, ASM2864084v1, whole genome shotgun sequence genomic window:
- the LOC131189862 gene encoding H-2 class I histocompatibility antigen, Q9 alpha chain-like — MVARMALRSLSLLVLVAVALRESCFGFSSHSLKYFYTGISDPNQGLSHFVALGFVDDQLFSSYDSHSRRMKPRVSWMEKVGKEDPQYWDSQTQMARGHEDMFRVNLEVLRSRYNQSEGLHTFQWMYGCELRRDGRKGEFMQYGYDGKTFLAFDKETLTWVAPEPQAQITQRKWDAIPGNNERHKFYLEEICIEWLEKYLFYGKEMLLRTEPPVVTIISRTEVEDGMETHVCQVHGFYPREIDASWTRDGEVWLQDTFHGFVVPNADGTYHKWLGIQIDPKKRDRYRCHVEHDGLQEPLDVALKDERLQVPKSTLGLIIGCVVAALILVCVIAATLVFLRTNQAI, encoded by the exons ATGGTGGCAAGGATGGCTCTGCGCTCTCTGTCGCTCCTGGTGTTGGTGGCGGTTGCGCTGCGGGAGAGCTGCTTCG GTTTCTCTTCTCACTCCCTGAAATATTTCTACACCGGCATCTCGGACCCCAATCAGGGGCTGTCCCACTTTGTCGCTCTGGGGTTTGTGGATGATCAACTCTTCAGTTCCTATGACAGCCACAGCCGGAGGATGAAGCCTCGAGTCTCCTGGATGGagaaagtggggaaggaggatcCCCAATACTGGGACAGTCAGACCCAGATGGCACGTGGCCATGAGGACATGTTCAGAGTAAACCTGGAAGTTCTGAGGAGTCGCTATAATCAGAGTGAAG GCCTTCACACGTTTCAgtggatgtatggctgtgaacTCCGGAGAGACGGGAGGAAAGGAGAGTTTATGCAGTATGGCTACGATGGGAAGACCTTCCTCGCCTTTGACAAGGAGACCCTCACCTGGGTGGCTCCTGAACCCCAAGCCCAGATCACCCAGAGGAAATGGGATGCTATTCCAGGAAACAATGAGAGACATAAGTTCTACCTGGAGGAAATCTGCATTGAGTGGCTGGAGAAGTACCTGTTCTATGGGAAGGAGATGCTGCTGAGGACAG AGCCCCCAGTGGTGACGATAATTAGCAGGACGGAGGTGGAGGATGGGATGGAGACGCACGTCTGCCAAGTCCACGGCTTCTACCCCAGGGAGATCGATGCCTCCTGGACGAGGGACGGGGAGGTCTGGCTGCAGGACACCTTCCATGGGTTTGTGGTCCCCAACGCGGATGGGACCTACCACAAGTGGCTCGGCATCCAGATCGATCCCAAAAAGAGGGACCGCTATCGGTGCCACGTGGAACATGACGGCCTGCAGGAACCTCTGGACGTAGCCCTGAAGGATGAGAGGCTGCAGG TTCCAAAATCCACTCTGGGGCTCATCATCGGCTGCGTTGTGGCTGCTCTTATCCTGGTGTGTGTGATTGCTGCAACTTTGGTATTTCTCA GAACCAACCAGGCCATTTAG